One segment of Macrotis lagotis isolate mMagLag1 chromosome 1, bilby.v1.9.chrom.fasta, whole genome shotgun sequence DNA contains the following:
- the LOC141509327 gene encoding olfactory receptor 7D4-like: MVPENQTQFTAFILLLFSEKPNQEAPLFGLFLSMYLITMIRNLLIMLAISSDSHLHTPMYFLISNLSFVDTCLVTSTVPRMLVSFRTQNKAIPYADCLTQIFFFTLFAGLDHFLLSGMAFDHFVAICHPLHYAVMMSSWFCGLLVILSWTIAFLVAILFSLLVTLLSFCTNQQIQHFFCDLPEIMKISCSDTLINYILMYLVSVLLGVNPVMGIVYYYIQICFSIIKIPSAQGKYKAFFTCGSRLCVVSLFYRTVLGVYLTSAFTNSSLKSTVVSAIYAMITPMLIPFIYTLRNKDIKGGLWRIISRKISQLCGDSF; this comes from the coding sequence ATGGTACCAGAAAACCAAACACAATTCACTGCATTCATCCTCCTGCTATTTTCTGAGAAACCAAATCAGGAAGCACCCCTCTTTGGGCTGTTCTTAAGCATGTATTTGATCACAATGATTAGAAACCTGCTCATCATGTTGGCAATTAGCTCTGACTCTCATCTCCACACGCCTATGTACTTCTTAATCTCCAACTTGTCCTTTGTTGATACCTGTTTGGTGACCTCCACAGTCCCAAGGATGTTGGTGAGCTTCAGGACACAAAACAAGGCCATCCCCTATGCTGACTGTCTtacccaaattttcttcttcacaCTTTTTGCTGGTTTGGATCATTTCCTCCTTAGTGGAATGGCCTTTGACCATTTTGTGGCTATATGTCACCCTCTACACTATGCAGTAATGATGAGCTCTTGGTTCTGTGGCTTGCTAGTGATACTGTCGTGGACAATTGCATTTCTAGTTGCCATTCTTTTCAGTCTGCTGGTAACACTTCTCTCCTTTTGTACAAACCAGCAGATTCAGCACTTCTTTTGTGATCTTCCTGAGATTATGAAGATTTCTTGTTCTGACACTCTCATCAATTATATCTTGATGTATTTGGTTTCTGTACTGCTGGGTGTTAACCCTGTCATGGGGATCGTTTACTATTATATTCAgatttgtttttccattataaaaatcCCATCTGCTCAGGGTAAGTATAAAGCCTTTTTTACCTGTGGATCTCGTCTCTgtgttgtttctttattttacCGTACAGTGCTTGGGGTATATTTGACTTCTGCATTTACCAACTCTTCCTTGAAGAGCACAGTTGTTTCAGCTATATATGCTATGATCACTCCCATGTTGATCCCTTTTATCTATACACTAAGAAATAAGGATATAAAAGGTGGCCTTTGGAGAATCATTAGCAGAAAAATTTCTCAGTTATGCGGTGATTCCTTTTGA
- the LOC141492666 gene encoding olfactory receptor 7D4-like has protein sequence MVQENQTQFTDFILLLFSEKPNQEGLLFGLFLSMYLVTMFGNLLIMFVVGSDSHLHTPMYFLLSNLSFVDTCVVTTTVPKILASFRTQNKYISYAECVTQMFFFLFFASIDNFLLASMAYDRFVAICHPLRYAEMMSSWFCGLLVILSWSLAFLNSFLLSVMVTHLSFCTNQQIQHFFCDLPEILKLSCSDTLINYILLYFLAGLLGVTSAMGILYSYIQIASSIIKIPSTQGKYKAFSTCGSHLCVVSLFYCTIFGVYLTSSFTNTSWKSTVVSAIYAVVTPMLNPFIYALRNKDIKAAIRRLMSRKTSSQ, from the coding sequence ATGGTACAGGAAAACCAAACACAATTCACTGACTTCATCCTCCTGTTATTTTCAGAGAAACCAAATCAGGAAGGACTGCTCTTTGGACTGTTCTTGAGCATGTACTTGGTCACAATGTTTGGAAATCTGCTCATCATGTTTGTGGTTGGCTCTGACTCTCATCTCCACACCCCCATGTATTTCTTACTTTCCAATTTGTCCTTTGTGGATACCTGTGTGGTGACCACCACAGTGCCGAAAATATTGGCGAGCTTCAGGACACAAAACAAGTACATCTCCTATGCGGAATGTGTAACCCAGATGttcttcttcttattttttgCCAGTATAGATAATTTCCTCCTCGCTTCAATGGCCTATGACCGTTTTGTGGCCATATGTCACCCTCTACGTTATGCAGAAATGATGAGCTCTTGGTTTTGTGGCTTGCTAGTGATACTGTCCTGGTCATTGGCATTTCTAAACTCCTTTCTTCTCAGTGTAATGGTAACACATCTCTCCTTTTGTACAAACCAGCAGATTCAGCACTTCTTTTGTGATCTTCCTGAGATTTTGAAGCTTTCTTGTTCTGACACTCTCATCAATTATATCCTGCTGTATTTTCTTGCTGGATTACTGGGTGTTACCTCTGCCATGGGTATCCTTTACTCTTATATTCAGATTgcttcttcaattataaaaatcCCATCTACACAGGGTAAGTATAAAGCCTTTTCTACCTGTGGATCTCACCTCTGtgttgtttccttattttattgCACAATATTTGGAGTATATTTGACCTCCTCATTTACCAACACTTCATGGAAGAGCACAGTTGTTTCAGCAATATATGCTGTGGTCACCCCCATGTTGAACCCCTTTATCTATGCACTAAGAAATAAGGACATAAAAGCTGCCATTAGGAGACTCATGAGCAGAAAAACCTCTTCTCAGTGA